One genomic window of Saccharomyces cerevisiae S288C chromosome XII, complete sequence includes the following:
- the CKI1 gene encoding bifunctional choline kinase/ethanolamine kinase CKI1 (Choline kinase; catalyzes the first step in phosphatidylcholine synthesis via the CDP-choline (Kennedy pathway); exhibits some ethanolamine kinase activity contributing to phosphatidylethanolamine synthesis via the CDP-ethanolamine pathway; CKI1 has a paralog, EKI1, that arose from the whole genome duplication): MVQESRPGSVRSYSVGYQARSRSSSQRRHSLTRQRSSQRLIRTISIESDVSNITDDDDLRAVNEGVAGVQLDVSETANKGPRRASATDVTDSLGSTSSEYIEIPFVKETLDASLPSDYLKQDILNLIQSLKISKWYNNKKIQPVAQDMNLVKISGAMTNAIFKVEYPKLPSLLLRIYGPNIDNIIDREYELQILARLSLKNIGPSLYGCFVNGRFEQFLENSKTLTKDDIRNWKNSQRIARRMKELHVGVPLLSSERKNGSACWQKINQWLRTIEKVDQWVGDPKNIENSLLCENWSKFMDIVDRYHKWLISQEQGIEQVNKNLIFCHNDAQYGNLLFTAPVMNTPSLYTAPSSTSLTSQSSSLFPSSSNVIVDDIINPPKQEQSQDSKLVVIDFEYAGANPAAYDLANHLSEWMYDYNNAKAPHQCHADRYPDKEQVLNFLYSYVSHLRGGAKEPIDEEVQRLYKSIIQWRPTVQLFWSLWAILQSGKLEKKEASTAITREEIGPNGKKYIIKTEPESPEEDFVENDDEPEAGVSIDTFDYMAYGRDKIAVFWGDLIGLGIITEEECKNFSSFKFLDTSYL; the protein is encoded by the coding sequence ATGGTACAAGAATCACGTCCAGGGAGTGTAAGAAGTTACTCGGTCGGTTACCAAGCAAGGTCCAGATCGAGTTCTCAAAGAAGACATTCGTTAACACGCCAACGTTCCTCGCAAAGACTGATTAGAACCATCAGTATCGAGTCTGATGTGTCTAATATTACTGACGATGACGATTTGAGAGCTGTCAATGAGGGAGTAGCGGGTGTGCAACTGGACGTCTCTGAAACCGCAAATAAGGGACCAAGAAGAGCATCAGCAACTGATGTCACAGATAGTTTGGGTTCGACTTCGTCGGAATATATTGAGATTCCCTTTGTTAAGGAAACATTGGATGCAAGTTTACCTTCGGATTATCTGAAGCAGGACATATTAAATCTCATTCAGAGTTTGAAGATATCCAAATGGTAtaacaacaagaaaatcCAACCGGTAGCACAAGATATGAACTTAGTCAAGATCTCTGGTGCGATGACAAACGcaattttcaaagttgaATACCCTAAGTTACCATCGTTGCTATTGAGAATATACGGACCgaatattgataatatcaTTGACAGGGAATATgaattgcagattttgGCTAGgctttcattgaaaaatatagGTCCTTCCCTTTACGGCTGTTTTGTAAACGGTAGATTTGAGCAGTTTCTGGAGAATTCTAAGACTTTAACAAAAGACGACATTAGAAACTGGAAGAACTCTCAAAGGATTGCAAGGAGAATGAAGGAGTTACATGTAGGTGTTCCTCTCTTGAGTTCAGAAAGGAAGAACGGGTCGGCTTGTTGGCAAAAGATTAACCAGTGGTTGCGCACGATTGAGAAAGTCGACCAATGGGTGGGGGATCCtaaaaacattgaaaacTCTTTATTATGTGAGAATTGGTCCAAGTTTATGGATATTGTCGATAGATATCACAAGTGGCTTATTTCTCAAGAACAGGGTATAGAGCAAGTCAACAAAAATCTTATATTCTGCCATAATGATGCCCAATACGGCAATTTACTTTTCACTGCTCCTGTGATGAACACACCGAGCCTATACACTGCACCTTCGTCTACATCATTGACTTCCCAATCAAGTTCCTTATTTCCTTCGAGCTCCAATGTCATTGTAGATGATATAATCAACCCGCCAAAGCAGGAGCAAAGCCAAGATTCCAAATTGGTCGtcattgattttgaatatgCAGGTGCCAATCCCGCCGCATATGATTTAGCGAATCATCTTTCCGAGTGGATGTATGATTACAACAATGCTAAGGCCCCACATCAGTGCCACGCTGATAGATATCCCGATAAAGAACAggttttgaatttcttatACTCTTATGTTTCGCATCTAAGGGGTGGTGCTAAGGAACCCATAGATGAAGAGGTTCAAAGACTCTATAAGTCAATCATTCAATGGAGACCCACTGTACAACTATTTTGGTCGCTCTGGGCCATCCTACAAAGTGGTAaattagagaaaaaagaagccTCCACTGCCATCActagagaagaaattggacccaatggaaaaaaatatatcatCAAGACTGAACCCGAATCCCCTGAAGAAGACTTTGTTGAAAATGACGACGAGCCTGAAGCTGGCGTCAGCATTGACACGTTCGATTATATGGCTTATGGTCGTGACAAGATTGCGGTCTTTTGGGGCGACCTCATTGGCTTAGGCATAATCACCGAAGAAGAAtgcaaaaatttcagcTCTTTCAAGTTCCTCGATACTAGTTATTTGTAA
- the PDC5 gene encoding indolepyruvate decarboxylase 5 (Minor isoform of pyruvate decarboxylase; key enzyme in alcoholic fermentation, decarboxylates pyruvate to acetaldehyde, regulation is glucose- and ethanol-dependent, repressed by thiamine, involved in amino acid catabolism) translates to MSEITLGKYLFERLSQVNCNTVFGLPGDFNLSLLDKLYEVKGMRWAGNANELNAAYAADGYARIKGMSCIITTFGVGELSALNGIAGSYAEHVGVLHVVGVPSISSQAKQLLLHHTLGNGDFTVFHRMSANISETTAMITDIANAPAEIDRCIRTTYTTQRPVYLGLPANLVDLNVPAKLLETPIDLSLKPNDAEAEAEVVRTVVELIKDAKNPVILADACASRHDVKAETKKLMDLTQFPVYVTPMGKGAIDEQHPRYGGVYVGTLSRPEVKKAVESADLILSIGALLSDFNTGSFSYSYKTKNIVEFHSDHIKIRNATFPGVQMKFALQKLLDAIPEVVKDYKPVAVPARVPITKSTPANTPMKQEWMWNHLGNFLREGDIVIAETGTSAFGINQTTFPTDVYAIVQVLWGSIGFTVGALLGATMAAEELDPKKRVILFIGDGSLQLTVQEISTMIRWGLKPYIFVLNNNGYTIEKLIHGPHAEYNEIQGWDHLALLPTFGARNYETHRVATTGEWEKLTQDKDFQDNSKIRMIEVMLPVFDAPQNLVKQAQLTAATNAKQ, encoded by the coding sequence atgTCTGAAATAACCTTAGgtaaatatttatttgaaagattgAGCCAAGTCAACTGTAACACCGTCTTCGGTTTGCCAGGTGACTTTAACTTGTCTCTTTTGGATAAGCTTTATGAAGTCAAAGGTATGAGATGGGCTGGTAACGCTAACGAATTGAACGCTGCCTATGCTGCTGATGGTTACGCTCGTATCAAGGGTATGTCCTGTATTATTACCACCTTCGGTGTTGGTGAATTGTCTGCTTTGAATGGTATTGCCGGTTCTTACGCTGAACATGTCGGTGTTTTGCACGTTGTTGGTGTTCCATCCATCTCTTCTCAAGCTAAGCAATTGTTGTTGCATCATACCTTGGGTAACGGTGACTTCACTGTTTTCCACAGAATGTCTGCCAACATTTCTGAAACCACTGCCATGATCACTGATATTGCTAACGCTCCAGCTGAAATTGACAGATGTATCAGAACCACCTACACTACCCAAAGACCAGTCTACTTGGGTTTGCCAGCTAACTTGGTTGACTTGAACGTCCCAGCCAAGTTATTGGAAACTCCAATTGACTTGTCTTTGAAGCCAAACGACGCTGAAGCTGAAGCTGAAGTTGTTAGAACTGTTGTTGAATTGATCAAGGATGCTAAGAACCCAGTTATCTTGGCTGATGCTTGTGCTTCTAGACATGATGTCAAGGCTGAAACTAAGAAGTTGATGGACTTGACTCAATTCCCAGTTTACGTCACCCCAATGGGTAAGGGTGCTATTGACGAACAACACCCAAGATACGGTGGTGTTTACGTTGGTACCTTGTCTAGACCAGAAGTTAAGAAGGCTGTAGAATCTGCTGATTTGATATTGTCTATCGGTGCTTTGTTGTCTGATTTCAATACCGGTTCTTTCTCTTACTCCTACAAGACCAAAAATATCGTTGAATTCCACTCTGACCACATCAAGATCAGAAACGCCACCTTCCCAGGTGTTCAAATGAAATTTGCCTTGCAAAAATTGTTGGATGCTATTCCAGAAGTCGTCAAGGACTACAAACCTGTTGCTGTCCCAGCTAGAGTTCCAATTACCAAGTCTACTCCAGCTAACACTCCAATGAAGCAAGAATGGATGTGGAACCATTTGGGTAACTTCTTGAGAGAAGGTGATATTGTTATTGCTGAAACCGGTACTTCCGCCTTCGGTATTAACCAAACTACTTTCCCAACAGATGTATACGCTATCGTCCAAGTCTTGTGGGGTTCCATTGGTTTCACAGTCGGCGCTCTATTGGGTGCTACTATGGCCGCTGAAGAACTTGATCCAAAGAAGAGAGTTATTTTATTCATTGGTGACGGTTCTCTACAATTGACTGTTCAAGAAATCTCTACCATGATTAGATGGGGTTTGAAGCCATACATTTTTGTCTTGAATAACAACGGTTAcaccattgaaaaattgattcACGGTCCTCATGCCGAATATAATGAAATTCAAGGTTGGGACCACTTGGCCTTATTGCCAACTTTTGGTGCTAGAAACTACGAAACCCACAGAGTTGCTACCACTGGTGAATGGGAAAAGTTGACTCAAGACAAGGACTTCCAAGACAACTCTAAGATTAGAATGATTGAAGTTATGTTGCCAGTCTTTGATGCTCCACAAAACTTGGTTAAACAAGCTCAATTGACTGCCGCTACTAACGCTAAACAATAA
- the SLX4 gene encoding Slx4p (Endonuclease involved in processing DNA; acts during recombination, repair; promotes template switching during break-induced replication (BIR), causing non-reciprocal translocations (NRTs); cleaves branched structures in complex with Slx1p; involved in interstrand cross-link repair, Rad1p/Rad10p-dependent removal of 3'-nonhomologous tails during DSBR via single-strand annealing; relative distribution to nuclear foci increases upon DNA replication stress; FANCP-related factor), with protein sequence MELQRAQRNLKFLQNEDYVNVTDQTNLNGESQNAYSLGMETQVPEMQFSLSSDDDSIGTQVKSVTAQKSPMTQETTKNDTERNKDVDKSCNPVSTSHPDLGGSNIEENIFINTQIQSRLDDAEEETNLKLKLEKFKYSFKSSNADDTHSNANVTAKRRPAIRKANSKLKTKPKTKRDPKIIKNITDFNINNYERSRTASLLKQLSGKHKKVLDIIKTQNEGNSDKPPRARNNKGEKATFDTYSEQEWKDIMKLLLQKFPQSEETDLNEVQKFLYGSEKSSNSLDNQESSQQRLWTASQLPPELPDEAIQPEQEERIRDTQSAVNFLSLSQVMDDKSEIMKDEESIIISRGDSTSSQEYGNGLEPQQPVGNVVGEDIELAVGTRINAFSLTDYKACKPMSVEVSRRCENSTDNDYDNISIVSDTTDETSTLFPLDQYRYVFIENDERPPLATDTIGSTQFFTPNTSPLDGIIDLTQESFKAVRSLISPLKVENNKTGVTSQASNQVQVPATRTPTIIPQKNLTTTLKTEEEKNNIGSSIRVKLLQESVVKLNPKLVKHNFYRVEANDSEEEETEFDDQFCIADIQLVDSSKISTKDSTQNPTTSNDIIDTSAASSIASPEKFCEIMMSQSMKELRQSLKTVGLKPMRTKVEIIQSLQTASQILSTANPDNKGEHGGVANFSKIEIFDHLTELIEAFPDFLERIYTFEPIPLNELIEKLFSAEPFVSQIDEMTIREWADVQGICLRNDKK encoded by the coding sequence ATGGAACTTCAGAGGGCACAACGgaatttgaagtttttaCAAAACGAGGATTATGTGAACGTTACCGATCAAACTAACCTGAATGGAGAGAGCCAGAATGCTTACTCTTTAGGAATGGAAACTCAAGTACCGGAAATGCAGTTTTCCTTATCATCTGATGATGATTCAATAGGTACGCAAGTAAAAAGCGTAACTGCACAAAAATCGCCTATGACGCAAGAGACTACGAAAAACGATacagaaagaaataaagatGTTGATAAAAGTTGTAACCCAGTCAGCACTTCCCATCCCGATTTAGGCGGATCAAATATCGAGGAGAACATATTCATTAACACTCAAATTCAAAGCCGACTTGATGACGCagaggaagaaacaaaTCTTAAGttaaaacttgaaaaattcaagtaTTCGTTCAAGAGTAGTAACGCAGATGATACCCACAGCAATGCAAATGTAACAGCTAAAAGAAGACCAGCAATAAGGAAGGCTAATTCGAAACTCAAAACAAAACCTAAAACTAAACGAGACCctaaaattatcaaaaatataaCTGATTTCAATATTAATAACTACGAACGTTCAAGGACTGCCAGCTTATTAAAGCAATTATCAGGTAAGCACAAGAAGGTTTTGGACATAATAAAGACGCAAAATGAAGGAAACAGTGATAAACCTCCCAGAGCAAGGAATAACAAGGGTGAAAAAGCTACTTTTGATACATATAGTGAACAGGAGTGGAAAGATATTATGAAACTTCTTCTACAAAAGTTTCCGCAAAGTGAGGAAACGGATTTGAATGAAGTCcagaaatttttatatgGAAGCGAAAAAAGCTCGAATTCTCTAGACAATCAAGAATCCTCACAACAAAGACTTTGGACAGCATCACAATTACCACCCGAGCTTCCCGATGAGGCTATTCAACCAGAGCAGGAAGAAAGGATACGCGATACCCAAAGTGCAGTAAATTTCTTATCGTTGTCTCAAGTAATGGATGACAAAAGTGAAATTATGAAAGACGAAGAAAGCATAATTATTTCACGGGGAGATTCTACAAGCTCTCAAGAATATGGAAACGGGTTAGAGCCACAACAACCGGTAGGAAATGTTGTTGGTGAAGATATTGAACTGGCTGTGGGAACACGTATAAATGCATTTTCACTGACAGATTATAAAGCTTGCAAACCTATGTCTGTTGAGGTAAGTAGAAGATGCGAAAACAGTACGGATAATGATTATGACAATATTTCTATTGTCTCAGATACTACAGATGAGACATCCACATTGTTTCCACTAGACCAGTATCGGTATgttttcattgaaaatgatgaaagaCCACCATTAGCCACCGACACGATAGGCAGCACACAGTTTTTCACTCCAAACACATCGCCTTTGGATGGGATAATCGATTTAACACAGGAATCATTCAAAGCTGTTCGATCGTTAATATCACCTTTGAAAGtagaaaacaacaaaacaGGGGTAACATCACAAGCATCAAATCAGGTTCAGGTACCAGCTACAAGAACCCCTACAATTATTCCTCAAAAGAACCTTACTACAACTTTAAaaactgaagaagaaaagaataacataGGAAGTTCCATCAGAGTTAAATTATTGCAAGAAAGCGTAGTTAAGCTAAACCCCAAACTGGTGAAACATAACTTTTATAGAGTTGAGGCAAATGAttctgaagaagaggagaCAGAATTTGATGACCAATTCTGCATTGCTGATATCCAATTGGTAGATTCCTCCAAAATTTCGACTAAAGATTCTACACAAAATCCTACTACTAGCAACGACATTATTGATACCTCTGCAGCTAGTTCCATAGCTTCTCCCGAGAAATTTTGTGAGATCATGATGTCCCAATCAATGAAAGAGCTTCGACAAAGCTTGAAAACAGTGGGGTTGAAACCTATGAGGACGAAGGTTGAAATCATTCAATCCTTACAAACTGCATCTCAAATTCTGTCCACAGCTAATCCAGATAATAAAGGTGAGCATGGTGGGGTGGCAAATTTCAGTAAgatagaaatatttgatCATTTAACCGAACTAATTGAAGCCTTCCCTGATTTTTTGGAGCGAATATATACCTTTGAACCCATTCCGCTAAATGAGCTAATTGAAAAGCTGTTCAGCGCCGAGCCATTTGTTTCGCAAATCGACGAAATGACCATCAGAGAATGGGCCGATGTTCAAGGAATATGTCTGAGAAACGATAAAAAGTAG
- the TIS11 gene encoding Tis11p (mRNA-binding protein expressed during iron starvation; binds to sequence element in 3'-untranslated regions of specific mRNAs to mediate degradation; involved in iron homeostasis; protein increases in abundance and relative distribution to nucleus increases upon DNA replication stress; represses translation in response to iron limitation, downregulating multiple transcripts required for mitochondrial translation and heme biosynthesis; inhibits iron-dependent ribosome recycling factor Rli1p), with amino-acid sequence MWAQLSYTRPESQKTDLTSLFSTDQEQNPLNDYQYQINIRELEEYYNKTILNEDNIQETSSEISSAVSFSPPKNTNAIQPGLLYDPQLMNPFLPSAHLNSTAPTTFKKKLEVQINPDYVPKSSQLPLTSQNLQQLSQQKPKNDASFSSEKESSAQPKVKSQVQETPKQLYKTELCESFTLKGSCPYGSKCQFAHGLGELKVKKSCKNFRTKPCVNWEKLGYCPYGRRCCFKHGDDNDIAVYVKAGTYCNVSSTSKQSDEKRSNGRGSAKKKNLNVKVKALQRMTW; translated from the coding sequence ATGTGGGCTCAATTATCATATACTAGACCAGAATCTCAGAAGACTGACTTAACGTCGTTGTTTTCCACAGATCAAGAGCAAAATCCATTAAATGACTACCAGTACCAGATCAATATTAGGGAACTGGAGGAGTATTACAACAAGACGATTTTAAACGAGGATAACATACAGGAAACAAGCAGTGAAATATCTTCGGCAGTTTCATTCTCTCCACCAAAAAATACAAACGCTATTCAACCGGGGCTACTGTATGATCCACAGTTAATGAACCCTTTTCTCCCATCCGCTCACCTGAATAGCACGGCACCTACTacttttaaaaagaaactagAGGTACAAATAAATCCGGACTATGTCCCAAAATCTTCACAATTACCATTAACTTCACAGAATTTGCAACAGTTGTCTCAACAAAAGCCCAAAAATGatgcttctttttcatcagaGAAGGAATCCTCAGCTCAACCTAAGGTGAAAAGCCAAGTGCAGGAAACTCCCAAACAATTATACAAGACAGAGCTGTGCGAATCATTCACTTTAAAAGGAAGTTGCCCTTATGGCAGTAAGTGTCAGTTTGCTCACGGACTCGGCGAATTAAAGGTTAAGAAATCGTGCAAGAATTTCAGGACGAAGCCCTGTGTGAATTGGGAGAAACTAGGTTATTGTCCTTATGGCAGAAGATGCTGCTTCAAACATGGCGACGACAACGACATTGCTGTTTACGTGAAAGCTGGTACTTACTGTAACGTCTCTTCGACTAGCAAACAATCAGACGAAAAGAGAAGCAATGGTCGCGGCTCCgccaagaagaagaatctaAATGTTAAAGTAAAGGCTTTGCAGAGAATGACCTGGTGA
- the RKM5 gene encoding S-adenosylmethionine-dependent methyltransferase (Protein lysine methyltransferase; monomethylates Lys-46 of the ribosomal large subunit Rpl1a/Rpl1b; member of the seven beta-strand methyltransferase superfamily; orthologs only found among fungal species), translating into MAFKLWLLDEETIYEHVFERYTQLEGQSGKLAQDLGIQDRRGGVLEITFEPSGLEGGRKKKRVRRRNKASSVEEDQNVAVDSYHVSVGQSISSLRSSRDNGNSTTGYVLWSTTPFFINWLLYSTSAAPFRLGSQVEVTCGSSCEGHKLELPRLVDLTGADRGKRGILELGAGISGILPVILGNFVDTYVSTDQKGILNKLKDNIMENLSQLTRKRCISRSLRLELPTVEPVGDADITAASLPSKSTLHLEVAALDWEKINLQDKKTHSLHPELSLIGETCSSVYVIAMDVIYNEYLIDPFLKTLKQLKHWLQTTYNLQFHVLVGIHLRSQEVTTLFLEKAIIEYDFTVYDIVDQVIQESRFNFYLIT; encoded by the coding sequence ATGGCATTCAAGTTATGGCTACTGGATGAGGAAACAATATACGAGCACGTGTTCGAACGGTACACACAATTGGAGGGCCAGTCCGGGAAACTGGCGCAGGATTTGGGTATTCAGGATAGAAGGGGCGGTGTGCTAGAGATAACGTTTGAACCCTCTGGGCTGGAAGGCggcagaaaaaaaaagcgagtgagaagaagaaataaggCTAGTAGtgttgaagaagatcaGAATGTTGCTGTGGATAGCTATCATGTTAGCGTGGGGCAGTCCATATCAAGCTTGCGCTCGTCCAGAGACAACGGAAACTCCACCACAGGATACGTTTTGTGGTCTACCACACCTTTCTTCATCAACTGGCTGCTGTATAGTACTAGCGCTGCACCTTTCCGTCTTGGGAGTCAGGTGGAAGTAACCTGCGGGTCTTCTTGCGAGGGGCACAAGCTTGAGTTGCCCAGGCTGGTCGACCTCACGGGCGCTGATCGCGGCAAGAGAGGTATCTTGGAACTTGGAGCAGGAATATCAGGTATTTTGCCCGTGATTCTTGGTAACTTCGTCGACACCTACGTGTCGACAGATCAGAAGGGCATTCTTaataaattaaaagatAACATCATGGAAAACTTATCACAGTTGACCAGAAAGCGGTGCATTTCCCGATCACTAAGATTGGAACTTCCCACCGTCGAACCAGTTGGCGACGCTGATATCACCGCAGCGTCACTTCCATCTAAGTCTACGTTGCATTTGGAAGTAGCCGCTCTAGACTGGGAGAAGATAAACTTGCAAGACAAAAAGACCCACTCTCTGCATCCTGAGTTGTCACTCATAGGTGAAACATGTTCTTCCGTGTACGTTATAGCTATGGATGTCATATACAACGAGTACCTGATAGATCCGTTTCTGAAGACGCTCAAGCAACTCAAACACTGGTTACAAACTACCTACAATTTGCAATTCCATGTCCTCGTGGGGATACACTTGCGGTCACAAGAGGTGACAACACTGTTCTTGGAGAAAGCCATCATAGAATATGACTTCACGGTTTATGATATCGTTGACCAGGTCATACAAGAGTCCCGTTTTAACTTTTATCTTATCACCTAG